The Anolis carolinensis isolate JA03-04 chromosome 2, rAnoCar3.1.pri, whole genome shotgun sequence genome has a window encoding:
- the LOC100557412 gene encoding N6-adenosine-methyltransferase TMT1A isoform X2 yields the protein MAVLIFLCQRCIQLLALPIFVLSFLGLWDPMCKKVFPYVMNKLARSYNVKLHKEKQQLFSNLKDFAGSSGQLSLLEIGSGTGANFQFYPSGCRVTCTDPNPNFKDFLAKSMAENQHLQFENFVVAPAEDLRLVSDGSVDVVVCTLVLCSVSNVTTVLKEVLRILKPGGAFFFMEHVASPRSSWKYFWQQVFDPTWKYLADGCSLTRETWKDLDKANFSEVKLQHINAPLNWTLVRPHIFGYAVK from the exons ATGGCGGTGCTgatctttctctgccaaagatgcaTCCAGCTCCTTGCACTTCCCATCTTTGTGCTGTCCTTCCTTGGTTTGTGGGATCCTATGTGCAAAAAGGTTTTCCCGTATGTCATGAACAAATTGGCCAGATCGTACAATGTGAAGCTTCACAAGGAGAAGCAGCAACTGTTCAGTAATTTGAAGGACTTTGCGGGTTCATCAGGCCAACTCTCTCTGCTAGAAATTGGCTCCGGCACCGGGGCCAACTTTCAGTTCTACCCATCTGGCTGCCGAGTGACTTGCACAGACCCCAACCCCAACTTCAAGGATTTCCTGGCAAAGAGCATGGCTGAGAACCAGCACCTCCAGTTTGAGAACTTTGTGGTGGCCCCAGCGGAGGACCTGCGGCTTGTGTCAGATGGGTCTGTGGATGTCGTGGTTTGCACGCTGGTGCTCTGCTCTGTGAGCAATGTCACAACTGTCCTGAAGGAAGTCCTGCGGATACTCAAACCT GGTGGTGCCTTCTTCTTCATGGAGCATGTGGCTTCTCCCCGATCTAGCTGGAAGTACTTCTGGCAGCAAGTCTTTGATCCTACTTGGAAATATTTGGCAGATGGGTGTTCCTTAACCCGGGAGACTTGGAAGGACCTGGACAAGGCAAATTTCTCTGAAGTTAAACTGCAGCACATAAATGCCCCCTTGAATTGGACCCTGGTCCGTCCCCATATCTTTGGATATGCTGTGAAATGA
- the LOC100557412 gene encoding N6-adenosine-methyltransferase TMT1A isoform X1 yields MAVLIFLCQRCIQLLALPIFVLSFLGLWDPMCKKVFPYVMNKLARSYNVKLHKEKQQLFSNLKDFAGSSGQLSLLEIGSGTGANFQFYPSGCRVTCTDPNPNFKDFLAKSMAENQHLQFENFVVAPAEDLRLVSDGSVDVVVCTLVLCSVSNVTTVLKEVLRILKPIMFFPLLQGGAFFFMEHVASPRSSWKYFWQQVFDPTWKYLADGCSLTRETWKDLDKANFSEVKLQHINAPLNWTLVRPHIFGYAVK; encoded by the exons ATGGCGGTGCTgatctttctctgccaaagatgcaTCCAGCTCCTTGCACTTCCCATCTTTGTGCTGTCCTTCCTTGGTTTGTGGGATCCTATGTGCAAAAAGGTTTTCCCGTATGTCATGAACAAATTGGCCAGATCGTACAATGTGAAGCTTCACAAGGAGAAGCAGCAACTGTTCAGTAATTTGAAGGACTTTGCGGGTTCATCAGGCCAACTCTCTCTGCTAGAAATTGGCTCCGGCACCGGGGCCAACTTTCAGTTCTACCCATCTGGCTGCCGAGTGACTTGCACAGACCCCAACCCCAACTTCAAGGATTTCCTGGCAAAGAGCATGGCTGAGAACCAGCACCTCCAGTTTGAGAACTTTGTGGTGGCCCCAGCGGAGGACCTGCGGCTTGTGTCAGATGGGTCTGTGGATGTCGTGGTTTGCACGCTGGTGCTCTGCTCTGTGAGCAATGTCACAACTGTCCTGAAGGAAGTCCTGCGGATACTCAAACCT ATTATGTTCTTCCCCCTTCTGCAGGGTGGTGCCTTCTTCTTCATGGAGCATGTGGCTTCTCCCCGATCTAGCTGGAAGTACTTCTGGCAGCAAGTCTTTGATCCTACTTGGAAATATTTGGCAGATGGGTGTTCCTTAACCCGGGAGACTTGGAAGGACCTGGACAAGGCAAATTTCTCTGAAGTTAAACTGCAGCACATAAATGCCCCCTTGAATTGGACCCTGGTCCGTCCCCATATCTTTGGATATGCTGTGAAATGA